Proteins found in one Heterodontus francisci isolate sHetFra1 unplaced genomic scaffold, sHetFra1.hap1 HAP1_SCAFFOLD_1359, whole genome shotgun sequence genomic segment:
- the LOC137360424 gene encoding myosin-7-like, with protein MSDAQMSDFGPAASFLRKSDKERLQAQTMPFDLKRDIFVPDQVEEFVKAKITSREGGKVTAETENGKTVVVKEDAILNQNPPKFDKIEDMAMLTFLHEPAVLYNLKERYAAWMIYTYSGLFCVTVNPYKMLPVYSAQVVAAYRGKKRAEAPPHIFSISDNAYQYMLTDRENQSILITGESGAGKTVNTKRVIQYFASIAAGASAKKDAIASGKGTLEDQIIQANPALEAFGNAKTLRNDNSSRFGKFIRIHFAASGKLASADIETYLLEKSRVIFQLKAERNYHIFYQILSNKKPELLEMMLVTNNPYDYSFISQGETTVASIDDGEELMSTDSAFDVLGFTAEEKVGIYKLTGAIMHFGNMRFKTKQREEQAEPDGTEEADKSAYLMGLNSADLLKGLCHPRVKVGNEYVTKGQNVQQVSYSTGALAKSVYEKMFNWMVVRINQSLETKLPRQYFIGVLDIAGFEIFDFNSFEQLCINFTNEKLQQFFNHHMFVLEQEEYKKEGIEWEFIDFGMDLQACIDLIEKPMGIMSILEEECMFPKASDQTFKAKLYDNHLGKSANFQKPRVIKGKPEAHFALVHYAGTVDYNIMGWLQKNKDPLNETVVGLYQKSSMKILANLFANYAGADSATEPKKGMKKKGSSFQTVSALHR; from the exons ATGTCTGACGCTCAAATGAGTGACTTTGGCCCTGCTGCCAGTTTCCTGAGGAAGTCGGACAAGGAGAGACTGCAGGCTCAAACCATGCCCTTTGACCTGAAGAGGGATATCTTCGTCCCAGACCAAGTGGAGGAGTTTGTGAAGGCGAAAATCACCAGCAGAGAGGGAGGCAAGGTCACAGCAGAAACTGAGAATGggaag ACGGTGGTGGTAAAGGAAGACGCCATATTGAATCAGAACCCTCCGAAGTTTGATAAGATCGAGGACATGGCCATGTTAACCTTCCTCCATGAACCCGCTGTGCTTTACAACCTCAAGGAACGCTATGCCGCTTGGATGATCTAC ACATATTCCGGATTGTTCTGTGTGACCGTGAACCCTTACAAGATGCTGCCGGTCTACAGCGCGCAGGTGGTAGCTGCCTACCGCGGGAAAAAGCGTGCAGAGGCCCCTCCGCACATCTTCTCCATCTCAGATAACGCCTATCAGTACATGCTGACAG ACAGAGAAAATCAATCCATCCTGATCAC TGGTGAGTCCGGGGCAGGGAAGACTGTGAACACCAAACGGGTTATCCAGTATTTTGCCAGCATTGCCGCTGGAGCCTCAGCCAAAAAAGATGCAATTGCCAGCGGAAAG GGCACCCTGGAGGATCAAATTATTCAGGCCAATCCTGCCCTGGAGGCCTTCGGCAACGCGAAAACTCTGCGGAATGACAACTCTTCCCGATTC GGTAAATTCATCCGAATTCACTTCGCAGCCTCGGGGAAGCTTGCGTCTGCAGACATTGAGACCT ATCTTCTAGAGAAGTCCCGGGTAATCTTCCAGCTAAAGGCCGAGAGAAATTATCACATCTTCTACCAGATCCTGTCCAACAAGAAACCCGAGCTCCTCG AAATGATGTTGGTCACCAATAACCCTTACGACTATTCGTTCATCTCCCAAGGAGAGACGACTGTCGCCTCCATTGATGATGGGGAGGAACTGATGTCCACGGAC AGTGCCTTTGATGTTCTGGGTTTTACTGCCGAGGAGAAAGTGGGAATCTACAAACTGACCGGGGCCATCATGCACTTCGGAAACATGAGGTTCAAAACCAAACAGCGTGAGGAACAGGCTGAGCCCGACGGGACTGAAG AGGCTGATAAATCGGCCTATCTGATGGGACTGAACTCTGCCGATTTACTGAAGGGGCTGTGTCACCCCCGCGTCAAGGTGGGGAACGAGTACGTCACCAAAGGACAGAACGTCCAGCAG GTGTCCTATTCCACTGGAGCCCTGGCAAAATCCGTCTATGAGAAGATGTTTAACTGGATGGTGGTGAGAATTAATCAGTCACTGGAAACTAAACTGCCGAGGCAGTACTTCATTGGAGTCTTAGACATTGCGGGCTTTGAGATCTTTGAC TTTAACAGCTTTGAACAACTCTGCATCAACTTCACCAATGAGAAGCTGCAACAGTTTTTTAATCATCACATGTTTGTGTTGGAACAAGAAGAGTATAAGAAGGAGGGCATCGAGTGGGAGTTTATTGATTTCGGAATGGATCTGCAAGCCTGTATCGATCTCATCGAGAAG CCCATGGGTATCATGTCAATCCTGGAGGAGGAGTGTATGTTCCCCAAGGCCAGCGATCAGACCTTCAAGGCGAAACTCTACGACAACCACCTGGGCAAGTCGGCCAACTTCCAGAAGCCGCGGGTGATCAAGGGAAAGCCCGAAGCCCACTTTGCCCTTGTCCACTACGCGGGTACGGTGGATTACAACATCATGGGCTGGCTGCAGAAGAACAAGGACCCTCTGAACGAGACGGTGGTCGGCCTCTACCAGAAATCGTCCATGAAGATCCTGGCCAACCTCTTTGCCAACTACGCTGGGGCAGATTCAG CAACGGAGCCGAAAAAGGGAATGAAGAAGAAGGGATCCTCCTTCCAGACAGTGTCAGCCCTACACAGG